The Acidobacteriota bacterium genome includes the window CGGGGCAGTCGCCGGGCATGGTGGCCGGCCGCATTGGCGGCGAGGAATTCGCCGTCTTCCTGCCCTCCACGGATCTCGCAGCGGGCCGGTTGTTCGCCGAATCCCTGCGGGCCGGCGTCACGGCAGCCGGCTCTGCCCACCTGCCACGCGGCATCCGCCCCACGGTCAGCATCGGCCTGTGCGCCGCCGATCGAAACGCCGACCTCTTCGCGCTGCTCGGTGAGGCCGACGACGCCCTCTACGAGGCCAAGCGCGCCGGCCGTGACCGGGTACACACCGCCTCGCAGGTCGCGCACGCCGCCGAACCGGTCCTCCGGCTCCGCGCCTGACGGCCATCCTCAGCGCAATGCCCGCAGCGCCAGTTCAGCCAGCGCCTGCAGCTGCACGGCGCCGGCGCCGCTTCGCCCTGCAATCCGGATCGCGTTGATGCTCGCCAGCAGGAACGCCGCCGCCTCGGCGGCATCCACCGCCGCCGGCACTTCGCCCTCGTCCTGCGCCTCGGCGACGCGCGCCTTCAGCGCCTCAAGCATCCGCGCCTCGGCGCCGGCCAGGATCGCTGTCAGCTCCGGCGCCCGGCGTCCGAACTCGCAGGCCGCGCCCACCGCGAGACAGCCCTGCGCCGCCTGTGCCCGCACCCTCGCCAGCAGGATTTCGAGCCCGTCCATCGCGCGCGGCCCCGTGCTCAGCGCGCCGCCATGCGCCTCGCCGTCCTGCGCCACATACCGCGCCAGCGCTGCCCGGTAGAGGGCCCACTTGTCACCGAACGTGTCGTACAGGCTTTGCCGGCCGATCTGCATTGCCCGCGTCAGGTCGCCCGTGGAGGCCCCCGCATAGCCCTGCTCCCGGAACACGCCGATGGCGGCGTCCAGCGCGGTGTCGCGGTCGAATTCCCGGGGCCTGGCCATGCGCGGCCCTAACAATTCTGGACCAATCTGTCAATAATGCCGCATTTT containing:
- a CDS encoding TetR/AcrR family transcriptional regulator gives rise to the protein MARPREFDRDTALDAAIGVFREQGYAGASTGDLTRAMQIGRQSLYDTFGDKWALYRAALARYVAQDGEAHGGALSTGPRAMDGLEILLARVRAQAAQGCLAVGAACEFGRRAPELTAILAGAEARMLEALKARVAEAQDEGEVPAAVDAAEAAAFLLASINAIRIAGRSGAGAVQLQALAELALRALR